A single Triticum dicoccoides isolate Atlit2015 ecotype Zavitan chromosome 2A, WEW_v2.0, whole genome shotgun sequence DNA region contains:
- the LOC119353714 gene encoding 4-alpha-glucanotransferase DPE1, chloroplastic/amyloplastic-like produces MALARTVPLPQLASASPLRGHRRCRLLLLPAMPQARGVACRAATTTPAAVASVGVGEDLPEGYEQMMPTVEASQRRRAGVLLHPTSLRGPHGIGDLGDEALAFLDWLHGAGCTLWQVLPLVPPGRKSGEDGSPYSGQDANCGSTLLISLEELVKDGLLMEDELPDPLDMEYVEFDTVANLKEPLIAKAAERLLQSPGELRRQYDEFKKNPDVSGWLEDAALFAAIDNSINAVSWSEWPEPLKDRHPGALKDIYENQKDFIENFMAQQFLFEKQWKRVRSHAQKLGISIMGDMPIYVGYHSADVWANRKSFLLDKNGFPTFVSGVPPDAFSKTGQLWNSPLYDWKSMEADGFAWWVKRIKRALDLYDEFRIDHFRGLAGFWAVPSGSEVAMFGSWRAGPRNAFFDALFKAVGRINIIAEDLGVITEDVVELRKSIGAPGMAVLQFAFGGGPGNPHLPHNHELNQVVYTGTHDNDTAVGWWQSLPEEEKQTVFKYLPQVSNSDVSWALIATALSSVARTSMVTMQDILSLGSSARMNTPATQKGNWKWRIPSCVSFDSLSLEEAKLKELLTLYGRL; encoded by the exons ATGGCGCTCGCGCGAACCGTCCCGCTCCCGCAGCTCGCTTCGGCCTCGCCCCTCCGCGGacaccgccgctgccgcctcctcctcctccccgcaaTGCCGCAGGCGCGCGGGGTCGCCTGCCGCGCCGCGACGACGacgccggcggcggtggcgtcggtggGCGTCGGGGAGGACCTGCCCGAGGGGTACGAGCAGATGATGCCGACCGTGGAGGCGTCCCAGCGGCGCCGCGCGGGGGTTCTGCTGCACCCGACGTCGCTCCGCGGCCCGCACGGCATCGGCGACCTCGGCGACGAGGCCCTCGCGTTCCTCGACTGGCTCCACGGCGCCGGGTGCACGCTCTGGCAG GTTCTTCCACTTGTTCCCCCGGGAAGAAAATCCGGGGAGGATGGTTCTCCTTATTCAGGACAG GATGCAAACTGTGGTAGTACCTTATTGATTTCTCTCGAAGAGCTTGTTAAAGATGGGCTGTTGATGGAAGACGAACTTCCTGATCCTTT AGATATGGAATATGTTGAATTTGACACCGTTGCTAATCTGAAAGAACCTCTTATTGCCAAG GCAGCAGAGAGGCTACTACAGAGCCCTGGAGAGCTCAGAAGGCAGTATGACGAATTCAAGAAAAATCCAGATGTTTCAG GTTGGCTTGAAGATGCTGCACTTTTCGCTGCTATCGACAATAGCATCAATGCAGTGTCCTGGTCTGAGTGGCCTGAACCGCTGAAAGATCGCCATCCTGGAGCCTTGAAAGATATATATGAAAACCAGAAGGACTTT ATAGAAAATTTTATGGCACAACAGTTCTTATTTGAAAAGCAATGGAAACGGGTTCGTTCACATGCACAGAAGCTTGGCATCAGCATAATGGGTGACATGCCAATATATGTTGGCTACCACAGCGCAGATGTTTGGGCAAACAGGAAATCATTTTTGCTG GACAAGAATGGTTTCCCCACATTTGTTAGTGGTGTTCCACCTGATGCGTTCAGTAAAACTGGTCAGTTATGGAACAG CCCATTGTATGACTGGAAATCTATGGAAGCAGATGGCTTTGCATGGTGGGTAAAGAGGATTAAACGTGCCCTTGATTTGTATGATGAGTTCCGTATTGACCATTTCCGCGGGCTTGCTGGTTTTTGGGCAGTTCCTTCGG GATCAGAAGTAGCGATGTTTGGAAGCTGGAGG GCTGGACCAAGGAATGCCTTTTTTGATGCGCTTTTCAAAGCTGTTGGTAGAATAAATATAATCGCAGAAGACCTG GGGGTGATAACTGAAGATGTTGTTGAGTTAAGGAAGTCTATTGGGGCTCCGGGGATGGCAGTTCTTCAGTTCG CTTTTGGTGGTGGTCCTGGCAACCCCCACTTACCTCATAACCATGAATTGAATCAAGTTGTATACACTGGGACACATGATAATGATACA GCTGTTGGCTGGTGGCAAAGCTTACCAGAGGAAGAGAAGCAAACT GTGTTCAAGTATCTACCGCAGGTCAGCAACTCGGATGTCTCTTGGGCGCTAATTGCTACTGCCCTCTCTTCCGTTGCGAGGACTTCCATGGTAACCATGCAGGACATACTCAGCCTTGGCAGCTCTGCTAGGATGAACACTCCAGCTACACAG AAAGGAAATTGGAAATGGAGGATACCAAGCTGTGTCAGCTTCGACAGCCTTAGCCTCGAAGAAGCAAAGCTGAAGGAGTTGCTTACGCTGTACGGCCGGCTGTGA